A region of the Ostrinia nubilalis chromosome 21, ilOstNubi1.1, whole genome shotgun sequence genome:
AAAGGAAAGATCCCATTACGCGACATATCTCCTGCCTTGCAAGCCCTAAGGAATTTCCTATTAGGCGTAAGTTCCCATTTTATACTTGACATTATGTAACTTTAAGTTCTCTTTATTTctattcatttaattttaacctTTTAGAGGAAACACAACAATGCCCTGCGTTTTGCGCCGTTATTAGCGGCTAGGACGCAACCTCCCCCGGAAATTCCTGATGGAGTCTCGCACAAGTGAGTTCAATAACATAACCTATACGTCAATATCAGCTGGTCGAAATTTTACAAGTAGAAGTACATACTATCCTTCCTCCAATCATAATTTtgattacactggtcaacacatgCTTTTTTtccttcaattttttttctgttgttgggtatttctatggccctgattatgaaaaaaatactgggagatcgccaacagctttactttttaaaatatagagttctattattttgacaaaaaaataagaaaaattatacattgtgcTAATTAAATTTCTATTGAACACTAGCAAATGATCTTTTATATGATTTCCTTGAATAGGCAAGTTTGAGTAGATCTCGTTGCAAACTCCAGCAATGGTCTGCCATTCATATATGAGCACCACGCCCCTGATAACCTTCTCCCATTGTCAGAAAATTCCAATGAAAACTTTTATCCTGCTCCACACTAAAATCACCAACATTTTGTGGAAATCGATGTTAATGCGAGTACATGGagtgtatttttatgcccatgttgcaccctagctcttgcaagttggatagcatgctctcaacaatctctttttgcttaggaaattacttataaccaaaaaaaaatcattttaagcttaggactggacttcactcattgatttcttaaaattacgatcATTCACCAGTTGCCTAATGCGAGTCTCATCAAAAATtaccagcttttaagttttctgtgcttaatcctgaaaaatttcgtgaaagaaaattaaaacattcgtcaattttgtcaagcgccttcacaaactgtttcaagatgccgagcttaatataaagtggtggaagtacggtgatacggtcttggctaactaaaggcacgtttataaaattgtttgtatcaactttagcTGAAGAGCTAAAAGTTGTGTGTGCGGGAAGCCGCACTGGTCAAATTTTTTGTAACCAATGCTATTGTTTGTTACGACTATTCCAGATACACATGGAACGGGAATTTTGTGTAGCCCCCTTGTTGGCCTAAAAGATGTCACATATTCTCAGAACACAAATGACTCATTTGTGGTcttgattacttaatttcaaatatttatattacagtgtcgatgttacgcagttttcatcaagtccgatagaggttttcgatgtttttcaaatattatatttaccaaaaacatagcagaagccatctggattaagcacacaacatctttataacgaagcaatatcgaaaacaccaacaaaatatatttttttgtccaattaaatcaaaaatctaagtaaaaatattacatgagggtagatagctataacttaaaaacaaaagctgttagagaaaaactgttgccatatttaaaaaatatgcgtcaatttgagatagaaacagaaaaaaaatcacaggaaacaaacaattttattttttttgttgaccagtgttattcTTCAGTATTATGAAATGAATGCCGAGTAAGATGGCTTGTAGTTTTCAGAGCATGTTTGTTAAGAATATAAAATTTTGTGTTCTTTTCAGACACGCTCACAACTACTATTACACTCGAGATGCTCGTCGTGAAGTTGCTCCCCCATCTGATGTCACCACGTTGCTACTTGAAGCCAGTTCCGACAAAGGGTAATCTTTATATTCATGTTATAAATCAATTAGAAACAATTTAACTAACAAATTGTTAGAAACACAAATACGAACATATTATTCAGAAATTAAAAGTTATTGTATCTTTACAGGGCTCCCAAACAAGCAGCTAATGTAAGGCCAACCCCAGGACCACTGTACGCCTGGGACAAACACTATGAATAAATGGGCAACAAATATGGGAAGATGCTAGCAAacttatgtttttaataacttaatataGACCTATCACACCGTGACATAGTTTTATTATTGCTTATTGAATTGATAGACATTATGTATTAGTTGAAAATAGTAGTTTATAGGATCTtatgttatgcataaaataaacaacctgtaagtaattagatatttctttttattaaaaaaacaagcttgaatttaatacaattaaacaaataataacaaggaCCTACACTAATACACTGGTCAGAACAAAACCTAAGTTTTAATAATTCATCAATTATTATATTCTAGACAATAATGTAAAAtgccttatttattatttttaacaattttgaaGCTTGCTAAGaatgtttataatattattattggccCAGCCAACATGATTTATAGtgtaaaacaaataatacaataattgttaagcaaaattaaggcaacataaattaaaaataaacaccaAGAAATTAAACAATGTGCAAAACAAGAtgatatttcaaataatattgttagGTCACTAACTGTCTTCATAATTGAAATAAGTAGAAATGTATTATGGCTATATCTATTACAATCCCCAGAAAACATTTGGACCttacaatacctacttactggTGGTAAGTATAATTTATACTTTATACTAGTTTTTAAGTGCAAGTGAGAGATTAACATTCATGTCTTGATTTCACTGAATCTATGGTCTTAATAGCTGGAGTTATAATAACGATTATACAGACAACATTAAAACATTATATTAATATGTTGTAACATTCTAGGATTACatccattaattttatttaacacaactacatagtaagtttggttgaATAATCATAACTCTTTGCTTTGCCATAGCCAGGTAAACTTAGAACTAAATACccacaatttattaatttaagtagttattttataagcagattctattatttttaagtttattagtattattctacatgtaattaattatattatattcaTCATAATTTCAACATACAACAAGAAATTGTAACTCCtcttcagaggtggaattgtgtaaagcaatcgtaatcatttgacagttcataacgtacgataaagtcagttaaacaaagcgtttgacagaataatcgtacgttatgaactgtcaaatgataacgattgctttacacaattccacctctgatctcTTTGCATGCAAACTTGTACAACCTTAATCAATCTTAGTGTGATATCAATACATTCAATAGCTATTTGCTGCCTGTGAGAACTTATCTCTAACGTCTATTCTACGACCTCTTGGTCATCTTCATCAATGTTTTAACCATCTGTACAGCCCTACGCACTACCTACCACTACACGCAGTTCAGGTTTCACATTCAAACATCTATACTGTACTGGGCCGGTATTTCACCGCAATCACTGCACCACAATCTAATCACTGGAATCGGTGGTCTCCGGCGTCCTGATGTTCGACAGCGAGAAATTCCCGAAGCTGAAAGTCTTACGCGACCGCCGCGGCCGGTCCCTAAACCTTTGTCATTTCTCTCCGTCGACCTGCTTCCGGAACTGCATGGCGTCGCCGAACGCCTTTTTGACGGCTTTCCGTTCGGTCGGCTTTCTGGATTCGACCAGTTTTGCCTGGTCGACGGCTTTGTCGGCGCCCAGGAGTTCGAGTTTGTTCGGCGGCAGCCACTGCCAGGTTCGTTTGACATCGAAGAATAGAACGAGATAAAGGACCGGTTCGTGCGAGTGGTTCTTCTTGAGATTGAGAACGTCTTGTGGCGGGACGGGCAGCGGCACGCCGTTGTAGATGAAGCCTTTCGGGATCTTCGGGTCGATTATCAGCGCTGGGTACCACGGGTAGCCTCTGTTGAAAACAATAGTAAATTAAACACAACAAAAACATTGTACCAGCTGAATGTATCCAACTGGTAATATACTCATATTTTCATATCTCAAGTTTATCCAGCTACGGTATTCCTAAATACGAAAAATCTCCTATAATTTGTGCGCGGTGGAATGCAGACATTTTAGGAACATTTTGCTTCAGGCGTACTGCATTTAATCGCGCGgagtactacccgttcgcgctaagtttgccggtccgtggaatgcgcatCCCCtctcccaaccgcgattaaacgcaattagttagtaatgaaacgcaattaatgtgtcttattttacgcaaatacacattttttatcaataataataaataaaaaatatttaaaatatagtttgttaaagttatagacgcttcatTTCGAGTAACGtaatatcgccagcggcaaacttaaagcgaacggatagtacatCCCGGTGTGAAGCAAACCCTCTATACCTAACATATAAATACAAATTCCTATGCAATTTATGCTAATACGCATGCGAATATGAACCTAAACGCTTCAGTAATAGATAGCAAGTTGGTACAGCACACGACTCACCGGCACTTGGCCCACACCAGCTGCAGCGGCTCGAGCGGCGCGCCGGCGCTCTTGACGGGTGTCTTGGACGCCGACGACCGCGTGCCGCGCCCCTACAGAGGGTTATAAGTATTTAAATACtcttaggcccttttcacacgtcccggttgccggctaaccggcgccgggtatccggtggtgaagtgtatgggcatggtacatagctttcacatgttccggcgtaattattccggcatgcccatacacttcaccaccgggtacggaacatgtgaaaagggccttacaCTACAGGTCAGACAAAAACCTAAGTTTTTTAGTTAATGAAACATGCGTCGGCGCTCTCGATGGGTGTCTTAGGGCGTCGACAACCGCTTGCCGCGGttgaaagtattttaaaaaataatcgaaTACTTCTCTTCTACCTGTTACACTAATACACTGGTCAGacaaaaacctaacttttgCTAATACATCAAACATGCGGCGGCGCTCTTGACGGGCATCTTGGACGCCGACGACCGCGTGCCGCGCCCCTATAGAgggttaaagtattttttaaatactcttAATACTTCTAATAAGTTGTCTATAACTTGATGAGCTAAACCGTTtaatttttctaatatttcTAGATCTACGTCGTGCAACGTAGCGCTTGGTACTCATTACCTAAATAATATGAACGAACTTATTTAAGCTGCTAGTAAACtctttaatgagggttttcgcgtatgaaaaatccgccagatggcaatacgtagacgcgagatccaaatgctgcatgattggttatttttgacatgacattgacagatatgtcaaaatccaccaatcacgcagcagtcagaccccacatccacgtcccgccatctagcggatctttcatacgcgaaaaccctcattgcttAGATTTAATGCTCCTCAAACTAACAcgaaaattgtaaaataagctgttgagtttctaaatacataaatatttgttgAGATTTTGGAAATGATTGAAACTCTAGTAACTTATCGACATTTATGGAGACGCTTATTGAAGGGATATGCACTGGAAAGATTAGTAAGTCTGTTTCTTTTACACctttataaagagaaaaataGAGACATACTctcacggtgacaaaagtcacctaTTCGCGTGCGCCATTATTTATCAGAAATTGCTTATTCTATTGTTGTAGATTGTAAATTTACAATCGTAGCTGCCACATGCGCCAAACATGTCTCACTTAGACCTATAGTATAttatctatatacagggtgtcccgtaatgtaacgtcaagccggaactgggtgttgaggcaagttgtgctggttatcagaaaaatataaaaaaaaatctatgtggcatattttcaaaataataggcatttaaaaaaaatctaaaaaatctactccaggtgacggtctttttactcgtgttgccacaaatcttcactttttccaaattttttttttgttatgtaaccctgaataatgcttctctaaattgttatcaaaattacaaaaccagctgctccagcttggatgaaaaaaataaattattcccaaaaaaaatttcaaaataaaaattttgcctagtttaaactaactgtactgaaaaaaaaatgtactacgcgagtgtggcaagtgacgtcataatttggcgcatttagtaaggattccaaaatggtataacacttggtaaatttttgctgtaattgtcgacaatttttggttttttggaaatagtcccgtttctaactttatctaccttggttaaaaattattattctaatgtgcccaaaattcaagtttctgtgactgactaccgtacagtcagtcacagaaacttttgtcaccatgacagtaattagtagttgacatactgtgacaaaagtcacccgtgcgcgcgcgcctttactacctgctctgcctgcacttgtacttggtaacagggataataaggatatgaagtttcggttatggatacggttacggatattagaataatattataccggtttcggttacggtcacggatatgaaatcatttcagattatccgaaagttcaggttacggaattattagaatttcaaaaatgtaggtataatacaaatagcaagatgctgcgtgagcgtgacccacatagctactttatgtaccaactaagacgacacctatggataaaggtaaaacaggctggcatattagatggtgccagcgaatgccagacaagttggtaacaaatattaaggtacaattccaagacgggccgcagaccgcaaactgggcgcggcattgcagctgcggcgtgtatactgcataTTTCAtaagagttttgcagtttggaattgtacccttagactccacctttatccgaaactatccgtaacttttgaatcagtttcggttacggttatggatatttttttatttcggatatccggtagtttcggttacggttacggatatccataacatcccatgcttggtaagatggccctctccgtcccgctcatacctattaacatggcttctccacctcacttaagccagaaacttgaattttgggcacattagaataatatttttaaccaaggtagataaagttaaaaacgggattatttccaataaacaaaaattgtcgacaattacagcaagattttacaaagtgttataccattttggaatccttactaaatgcgccaaattatgacgtcacttgccacacttgcgtagtacaattttttttcagtacagtcagtttaaactaggcaaaatttttattttgatatttttttgggaataatgtatttttttcatccaagttggagcagctggttttgtaattttgataacaatttagagaaacattattcagggttagataacaaaaaaaaaatttggaaaaagtgaagatttgtggcaacacgagtaaaaagaccgtcacagggagtagaattttttgtgtttttttaaatgcctattattttgacaaaatgccacatagatttttttttatatttttctgataaccagcacaacttgcctcaacacccagttccggcttgacgttacattacgggacaccctgtatataaaagaaagtcgtgttagttactccacttataactcaagaacggctgaaccgatttagctgaaaattgtcagggaggtagtttagagccaggagaaggacataggatactttttatcccgttcgaaattattttattaaggcggaacaaagttcgccgggtcagctagtaaagtATATAAGATTGTTTTGTGTATTTATGAGTTACCTTGACAGGAGTAGAGGGTTCCGGGTCGGAGGCGTcggcgcggcgcgtgcggcgaCGGCCCGTGCGCTCCGGGCCGCTTGACCTGCAACGGACCACAACATTTAcaccagtctttcccaaagtgggcgataacgcccccttgtgggcgctgcaggcttaaaggggggcggtaagagacccagaaaaaaaatcgggacgttgtgtagaggcttgggaggcgtcatctactaggaggactcttagacaacGACTGAGCTCGattcttgactacaaaaatggggggcgctaaaaaataatttattctcaaagtgggaagtagactaaataagtttgggaaccactgattTACACTAACTTTACTTTAACTAAACATTGTGACATCTTATACATCAACTATTTTGCAtcaatagtctgatgtgctgtcgctgTACCACCCAAAACTGCATCTAccctttaaagtttaaaattacgTAAAATTTCAGTCAGACAACTCACGTTGTAGTTGTAGTCAAAATCGGTAGGTATATTAAAATCTAAACAAGTGAACTCACGCGTCGGAGGAGCTGAGGTCGCAGGAGTGCGTGGAGGCGTTGTCGTCGTCGTAGTGCGTGCACGACGAGCACGACTGCGACCACGCCGAGCTACTGCTCGACGACCTGGAGGAGACAAGATAAAAATACTTACTACACATccaaaagtatttaagtatgtttatatccgttgtctagtacccatggtatttgcttagtttgggactagcagcgcagtgtaaaatgtccaaggatatttattgatttatttccgtttttgctctcgctctcatcaaatggtgattctttgcgaacGAGaggacatgaccggcaatgggcagttaataTTATTGCCGATAGTACAATAGAGGTTATATAGCCATATGAATAACAAAAGTGGAGTTGGTTGCGACACTGCATATTCTCGTTCtaagaaacaataaaaataatactttttaccTCGGAATTTACACCTAACCTAGGACTTGATTAGACTTTTGAGGCCACAATTTTTGGACTAGCTCCCGCTAAGGGAATGGGAATACAGTTacagtcctctcaacttaagctgagaattgcatttgtgtgagtgcacaccgaTAGTGTAGAGTGGCAAGCGGCCTGAggcgcggcgcgtccgccacgcGTCACTTCCCTGCCGCTcacatacttcacttcacccccggtactggtagcagatagacgtgtaattttatgtaattgtgttccaaatattagtgaaatggctcctactgtAAGTAAATTTCCTGTACGAAAACCATTAAGCAGGcaagtgaaagaaattttatgctaattgaatacgtattttaaaggtgtgaacgaaaagtttttagtctgtttttatttagtaattttataaatttgtttgtctttttgttgtattttgtaaggctggctggacgccctctctataaacggtgctcgcagaatatcagcgtcgaggtactACGTGCCTTGGCAAttggcatatgctgagcgaggacctgtttttatttatttatttatttaaaaggatgtgtcAAGTGTTGTTACATCGGCCCAATTCCGATAGGCCCAGTAgctagtgttttatttattttatttttattttattttatttgtttaataaaataaaataaaagttttatggagtttcttttaataaaacattaattttatttgtatgtgttttactaactgtacttttggcgatcactcacacgaatgcaattctcagcttaagttgataggactgtaCTGTCATATTTTTGACTGTCTTTGTCTTAAATTGAAaccaattaaaaaatgtaacttgttaagcctaggcgcagaccaccgacttttagttggccggtagttgggcccgatcctaatttgtatgaagaatcggccgataccaaatcggtgtaatgtgcgcactttcatacatctccatactgatcaacagctcgacccaactatcggccaactaaaaatcggtggtctgcgcctaggcttagggtTGATTTCCCGTTACCTGGAGAGCGCCAGGTCGCTGTCGGAGCCGACCTCGCCAGGCGGCCCGCGGTACTGCAGGAAGGCCGCCGCCACCGGCGCCGCCGGCGGCTTGCCCGACCCGCTCTGCATCGATCTGCAAATGAGTATTCATAAATGGAAGACTATTTCCGAAAACAcaccaatatttatttttaaaggtaaacaaaaataaggtTTTTCAAACGGGCAAAATCTAGCTTATAGTAGTCCCAGATATGACACTGACAGGAGGGCGCCACTGTAAATATTGGGTTATtagttccgacttttgccacTTGAGGTTGCAGAATCGTTGGACGTTTCCATTGTAGGAGCTGACCCCATCTAATTTAGCATCAAAACGAAAAGAGGTTTTGGCCACTAGTAAGTCAAGAAGTTCGCATATTTCATATACTCACCCTTACTCGTCTCTTATAACATCAACGGTACCTAATAGTGATGGTGATGGTACTATTGTACTCTGAAGTAACCCCACACatatctaaagtccggtcgccgagcagatacaatttcgtccaatgaccccaagctactcgataaggatgggtagctaggggtcattggacgaaattctatgtgttcggcgaccggactttaaaaCTACACAATACCTGAACAGGTCAGGAGACGCGTTCCTCTGCTTCTTGTCGGCCTTGCGCGGGCGGCCGCGGCCCTTCTTCTTGGGCGACGCCGACGCCGCGCGGCCCAGGCTGCCCGACAGAGTGGGCAGGGTTGCTAAGGAAATATGTCTCAGGTTAATAAAGTACACACACATGTACatcgttttatccacgaagacgcgcctcacCAATTTTGGgccgagggaagcgcggggtgcggggagtttgatccgagcgtcattattgtagtgtgcgtgtgcactcatggataattttgcgtgtaccgataacactcaaacattagcagaAGAATGGTGAGACGCGACTTCGTGGATGTTACGATCTATAATAGCATTGATCCCATAGAGTTACGAAGGATAAGGAAGCTATCGTAAGCAAAATTCTTGCTCTATTTTAGAAATGATTGAAACTAAAGTTCGCTGCAGCTGCTGCATTAATTCTGTCGTCTTTGTTAAAACTAGTACCAGCACTCCATTATCCTAATGTCACTAGTTAGAATGATAGCAAtaagtaatataataataatagaatgtCTAACCAAACTTATGTAGAATCTcaatacatttcagttgaacaAAGCGAG
Encoded here:
- the LOC135082318 gene encoding NADH dehydrogenase [ubiquinone] 1 alpha subcomplex subunit 7-like, which produces MSKGKIPLRDISPALQALRNFLLGRKHNNALRFAPLLAARTQPPPEIPDGVSHKHAHNYYYTRDARREVAPPSDVTTLLLEASSDKGAPKQAANVRPTPGPLYAWDKHYE